The Apis mellifera strain DH4 linkage group LG13, Amel_HAv3.1, whole genome shotgun sequence genome includes a region encoding these proteins:
- the LOC410463 gene encoding ATPase WRNIP1 has translation MNQQQSVQNQELISLAEKMRPACFHDYIGQEKVVGSNTILQQLLTKGHIPSMIFWGPPGCGKTSLTNIISKISKEMHGEKVNIINLSATSSGVSNIKNIINKTKTESKFNQIIVIMDKIHRFNKLQQDIFLPHVETGTFTLIGTTTENPSYSLNSALLSRCRIFALNKLTMLNIVEILCKAISSINGEIYNFSLKNLSTNLENNLNFSSKPHFFINKTAIDWLAEVCDGDARVALNDLELAIKIKISNKLNSNFVSITLEDVKESVKQTHMLSDKQSNNIQHLYSALHKSIKAGKENASLYWLARIMDIKEDPVDIARRLIRISSEDVGLADLDALGIAIHTLHGCEMIGMPECDVILTQCVVYLTRAPKSQLVYNALKRVENIIINHKGPQPVVPLHIRDRSGQEKIHTTFGFHKENVLTKEENVENYLPLGLLHANFFSEDS, from the exons ATGAATCAACAGCAATCGGTACAAAACCAAGAATTGATTTCCCTTGCTGAAAAAATGAGGCCTGCATGCTTTCACGATTATATAGGACAAGAAAAAGTTGTTGGATctaatacaatattacaacaattattaacaaaaggtCATATTCCTAGTATGATATTCTGGGGTCCACCAGGATGtggaaaa acatctctaactaatattatatcaaagatAAGCAAAGAAATGCATGGAGAGAaagtaaatatcataaatcttTCTGCAACATCTTCTGGTGTGAGTAACatcaaaaacattattaataaaacaaaaactgaatcaaaattcaatcaaattattgtaataatggaTAAAATACATCGTTTCAATAAACTCcaacaagatatttttttaccacATGTTGAAACAGGCACATTTACTTTAATTGGCACAACTACAGAGAATCCATCTTATAGTTTGAATTCTGCTTTATTAAGTAGATGCCGAATATttgctttaaataaattaacaatgttAAATATTGTAGAAATTCTTTGTAAAGCAATTTCATCGATTAatggagaaatatataatttttcactcaaaaaTTTGTCaactaatttagaaaataatttaaattttagttctaaaccacatttttttattaataaaacagcTATTGACTGGTTAGCAGAAGTATGTGATGGAGATGCTCGTGTTGCATTGAATGATTTAGAATtggctattaaaattaaaatatcaaataagctaaattctaattttgtttcaataacTTTAGAAGATGTTAAAGAAAGTGTTAAACAAACACATATGTTATCCGATAAACAAAGCAACAATATACAACATTTATATTCTGCTTtacataaatcaataaaagctGGTAAAGAAAATGCATCTTTATATTGGTTAGCACGAATTATGGACATTAAAGAAGATCCCGTAGATATTGCAAGaagattaataagaatatcaaGTGAAGATGTTGGCTTAGCAGATTTAGATGCTCtag gcATAGCTATTCATACTTTGCATGGATGTGAAATGATTGGAATGCCAGAATGCGATGTGATTTTAACTCAGTGTGTTGTATATTTGACTAGAGCACCAAAATCTCAACTTGTATATAATGCATTAAAACgtgttgaaaatattattataaatcataaaggTCCACAGCCTGTAGTACCATTACATATTAGAGATAGATCAGgacaagaaaaaattcatactACTTTTG GATTTCATAAAGAAAATGTGCTAACCAAAGAGGAAAACGTTGAAAATTACTTACCACTTGGCTTACTGcatgctaattttttttcagaagactcgtaa
- the LOC726815 gene encoding uncharacterized protein At4g17910, with protein sequence MSNSWNKNNYRQQQEAFISGHGGTTSREVIYAIMPNICSILLTTTIIGLFNEVIHRNIRVLIEFALIVIPSILCCTILSEYVITVCFIMMAISAINILILGFNLNSLPIHHRKFPCDKKPFITNFRALTNIITAICILAIDFHIFPRKFAKTEIFGYSLMDSGVGLFILANALVAPEAKDFTPKPRIGFFHTISKNIKYTARSCIPLLILGFGRSVAIEILGYQKHVTEYGVHWNFFITLAFVKLFTSSITSTINSKYSLLSGIWILGMHEYVLSTKGLKEWVLSNKPRDDFVSANREGVVSVPGYVGLYLIGVAIGRLIHSTYQNSQAQNSFQHKLKIIHIKLFGYEFDANYNESMILCIKLSLISAQTCAATLFCDTYFRVSRRLANAGYCMWILTLGVMILTLLLLIEIISDILVYKNIDLEYDQKKTKMQKTNIKNKRETVSDKYEKNIAENTIEIFEAVNYNGLIFFLFSNLMTGGINMLVRTLYINELNAVQILIAYMAVNVLSVLLLYRKQVQIKL encoded by the coding sequence ATGTCAAACTCGTGGAATAAGAACAATTATCGTCAACAACAAGAAGCATTTATTTCTGGTCATGGTGGGACAACATCCAGAGAAGTTATATATGCTATTATGCCAAATATTTGTAGTATTTTATTGACTACAACTATAATAGGTCTTTTCAATGAGGTTATCCATAGAAATATTAgagttttaatagaatttgcaTTAATTGTAATTCCATCTATTTTATGTTGTACTATATTATCTGAATATGTTATTACTGTCTGTTTTATTATGATGGCAATATctgctattaatattttaatattaggatttaatttgaattctttACCAATACATCATAGGAAATTTCCTTGCGACAAAAAACCTTTCATTACAAATTTCAGAGCATTAACTAACATAATAACAGCAATATGTATATTAGCTatagattttcatatttttcctcGTAAATTTGCCAAAACtgaaatatttggatataGTTTAATGGATTCTGGTGttggattatttatattagctAATGCTTTAGTAGCTCCAGAGGCTAAAGATTTTACTCCTAAACCTAGAATAGGTTTTTTTCAtactatatcaaaaaatataaaatatacagcaAGAAGTTGTATTCCACTATTAATATTGGGTTTTGGTAGATCTGttgcaattgaaattttaggATATCAAAAACACGTAACTGAATATGGTGttcattggaatttttttataactcttGCTTTTGTTAAACTATTTACTAGTTCTATAACAAGTACCATCAATTCAAAATACTCATTGTTATCAGGAATATGGATTTTGGGGATGCATGAATATGTTTTGAGTACTAAAGGGTTAAAGGAGTGGGTTTTAAGCAACAAACCAAGAGATGATTTCGTATCTGCTAATCGGGAAGGTGTAGTATCTGTTCCTGGATACGTTGGACTTTATCTAATAGGTGTAGCAATTGGTAGATTAATTCATTCCACTTATCAGAATTCACAAGCACAAAATTCATTCCAGcataaacttaaaataattcatattaaattgtttggaTATGAATTTGAtgcaaattataatgaatccatgattttatgtattaaattatctttaatatcagCTCAAACTTGCGCAGCTACTTTATTTTGTGACACATACTTTAGAGTATCTAGACGTTTAGCAAATGCAGGATATTGCATGTGGATTCTTACTTTGGGTGTCATGATACTTACGTTATTGCtattgatagaaataatatccgatatattagtttataaaaacatagatTTAGAGTACGATCAAAAGAAAACTAAAATGCagaaaacgaatataaaaaataaacgagaaacCGTATctgataaatatgaaaaaaacataGCAGAAAATACcatcgaaatattcgaagcTGTTAATTACAATggtctaattttctttttattttcgaacttAATGACTGGTGGTATTAATATGTTAGTACgtacgttatatataaatgaattaaatgctGTGCAAATATTGATCGCATATATGGCTGTAAATGTATTGtcagttttattattgtacaGAAAACAggtacaaattaaattataa
- the LOC408434 gene encoding EGF domain-specific O-linked N-acetylglucosamine transferase isoform X2, producing the protein MMIDHALSIKCSVTIVIVFAVTSTYSNYTDIDLPSDHIKYYFNYFPTVAQECRNNTVCPYKDSLDTKACWGYEPNCKAENSFSVPQCPGDHRGWVTTKKAQVETFYAQGDFGYVRDQRKEMSIFCEPLFVDDSSLECSEHMRFCRARNIMINFTDLIRRKEPIRYKMDVLKEGQIGGYCTLNEKRLEENADHISPLQSWGPELRNFRKLSRPPIVNHDCDIVIEKPTFVMKIDAINMYHHFCDFFNLYASLHVNLSHPAGFSTDNHIMIWESYSYRSAFQDAFEAFTRNPLWDLKTFRGETVCFKNLVFPLLPRMIFGLYYNTPLIYGCENSGLFKAFGEHVLHRLRIPLHERKNQRIRVTLLSRDTQYRRILNEDELVRALKENPLYKVKKVVYNKKVSFKKQLEITRNSDIFIGIHGAGLTHLMFLPDWAAVFEIYNCEDPGCYKDLARLRGVKYFTWENNSKLVQQDPGTHPDGGAHAKFTNYSFDVEEFLRIVSQATDYVKNHDSFKNFVAKKIQHKGTEMKNQTNVMSDVKESATSKSKEVTELKSDTRSKDEL; encoded by the exons ATGATGATCGATCACGCGTTAAGTATTAAATGCTCAGTGACGATCGTGATTGTGTTCGCGGTCACATCCACGTACAGTAATTACACGGATATTGATCTGCCCTCTGATCACATCAAGTATTACTTCAACTATTTTCCCACGGTGGCCCAAGAGTGCCGCAATAATACCGTCTGTCCGTACAAG GATAGCCTTGATACCAAAGCTTGTTGGGGTTACGAGCCGAATTGCAAAgccgaaaattctttttccgtTCCTCAATGTCCAGGTGATCACAGAGGATGGGTGACTACGAAAAAAGCACAGGTAGAGACGTTTTACGCTCAAGGCGACTTTGGCTACGTACGCgatcaaagaaaagaaatgtcgATTTTTTGCGAACCGTTGTTCGTG GATGACTCGTCTCTGGAATGCTCGGAACACATGAGATTTTGCCGAGCAAGGAATATTATGATCAATTTCACGGATCTAATCAGAAGGAAGGAACCTATACGATACAAGATGGATGTCTTGAAAGAAGGTCAAATTGGAGGATACTGCAC ATTAAACGAAAAGAGATTAGAAGAGAACGCGGATCATATTAGTCCATTGCAATCTTGGGGACCTGAACTACGAAATTTCCGCAAGTTATCACGACCACCAATCGTCAATCACGATTGTGATATCGTGATCGAGAAGCCAACATTCGTAATGAAAATAGACGCTA TAAACATGTATCATCATTTCTGCGACTTTTTCAACTTATACGCGTCATTGCACGTAAATCTCTCGCATCCAGCCGGCTTCAGTACCGATAATCACATAATGATTTGGGAAAGCTACAG CTATCGTTCTGCGTTCCAAGACGCTTTCGAGGCTTTCACGAGAAACCCGCTGTGGGATTTGAAAACGTTCCGAGGAGAAACCGTCTGTTTCAAGAATCTTGTATTCCCCTTATTGCCGCGCATGATTTTTGGTCTATACTATAACACACCTCTT atttacggCTGTGAGAACAGTGGATTGTTCAAAGCTTTCGGCGAACATGTGTTGCACAGATTGCGTATACCTCTCCATGAAAGGAAGAACCAAAGAATAAGAGTTACTCTGCTTAGCAGAGATACTcaatatcgaagaattttgaaCGAGGATGAATTGGTGAGGGCTTTGAAAGAAAATCCTCTATACAAAGTGAAAAAG gtagtatataataaaaaagtatcattTAAGAAACAATTGGAAATCACAAGAAATTCTGATATCTTTATTGGTATACATGGAGCTGGATTAACGCATCTTATGTTTCTGCCAGATTGGGCAGCAGTATTTGAAAT atataattgtgAAGATCCAGGATGTTATAAAGATCTAGCTCGTTTGCGCGGTGTAAAATACTTTACATgggaaaataattcgaaattagtGCAACAAGATCCt ggTACGCATCCTGATGGAGGAGCGCATGCAAAATTCACGAATTACAGTTTCGatgttgaagaatttttacgtATAGTTTCGCAGGCTAccgattatgtaaaaaatcatGATTCGTTTAAAAACTTTGTCGCTAAAAAGATTCAACACAAGGGaacagaaatgaaaaatcaaactaACGTAATGAGTGATGTAAAAGAAAGTGCAACTTCTAAATCGAAAGAAGTAACCGAATTAAAATCCGATACTCGATCCAAAgatgaattataa
- the LOC408434 gene encoding EGF domain-specific O-linked N-acetylglucosamine transferase isoform X1 — MMIDHALSIKCSVTIVIVFAVTSTYSNYTDIDLPSDHIKYYFNYFPTVAQECRNNTVCPYKDSLDTKACWGYEPNCKAENSFSVPQCPGDHRGWVTTKKAQVETFYAQGDFGYVRDQRKEMSIFCEPLFVDDSSLECSEHMRFCRARNIMINFTDLIRRKEPIRYKMDVLKEGQIGGYCTLNEKRLEENADHISPLQSWGPELRNFRKLSRPPIVNHDCDIVIEKPTFVMKIDAIVNMYHHFCDFFNLYASLHVNLSHPAGFSTDNHIMIWESYSYRSAFQDAFEAFTRNPLWDLKTFRGETVCFKNLVFPLLPRMIFGLYYNTPLIYGCENSGLFKAFGEHVLHRLRIPLHERKNQRIRVTLLSRDTQYRRILNEDELVRALKENPLYKVKKVVYNKKVSFKKQLEITRNSDIFIGIHGAGLTHLMFLPDWAAVFEIYNCEDPGCYKDLARLRGVKYFTWENNSKLVQQDPGTHPDGGAHAKFTNYSFDVEEFLRIVSQATDYVKNHDSFKNFVAKKIQHKGTEMKNQTNVMSDVKESATSKSKEVTELKSDTRSKDEL, encoded by the exons ATGATGATCGATCACGCGTTAAGTATTAAATGCTCAGTGACGATCGTGATTGTGTTCGCGGTCACATCCACGTACAGTAATTACACGGATATTGATCTGCCCTCTGATCACATCAAGTATTACTTCAACTATTTTCCCACGGTGGCCCAAGAGTGCCGCAATAATACCGTCTGTCCGTACAAG GATAGCCTTGATACCAAAGCTTGTTGGGGTTACGAGCCGAATTGCAAAgccgaaaattctttttccgtTCCTCAATGTCCAGGTGATCACAGAGGATGGGTGACTACGAAAAAAGCACAGGTAGAGACGTTTTACGCTCAAGGCGACTTTGGCTACGTACGCgatcaaagaaaagaaatgtcgATTTTTTGCGAACCGTTGTTCGTG GATGACTCGTCTCTGGAATGCTCGGAACACATGAGATTTTGCCGAGCAAGGAATATTATGATCAATTTCACGGATCTAATCAGAAGGAAGGAACCTATACGATACAAGATGGATGTCTTGAAAGAAGGTCAAATTGGAGGATACTGCAC ATTAAACGAAAAGAGATTAGAAGAGAACGCGGATCATATTAGTCCATTGCAATCTTGGGGACCTGAACTACGAAATTTCCGCAAGTTATCACGACCACCAATCGTCAATCACGATTGTGATATCGTGATCGAGAAGCCAACATTCGTAATGAAAATAGACGCTA TAGTAAACATGTATCATCATTTCTGCGACTTTTTCAACTTATACGCGTCATTGCACGTAAATCTCTCGCATCCAGCCGGCTTCAGTACCGATAATCACATAATGATTTGGGAAAGCTACAG CTATCGTTCTGCGTTCCAAGACGCTTTCGAGGCTTTCACGAGAAACCCGCTGTGGGATTTGAAAACGTTCCGAGGAGAAACCGTCTGTTTCAAGAATCTTGTATTCCCCTTATTGCCGCGCATGATTTTTGGTCTATACTATAACACACCTCTT atttacggCTGTGAGAACAGTGGATTGTTCAAAGCTTTCGGCGAACATGTGTTGCACAGATTGCGTATACCTCTCCATGAAAGGAAGAACCAAAGAATAAGAGTTACTCTGCTTAGCAGAGATACTcaatatcgaagaattttgaaCGAGGATGAATTGGTGAGGGCTTTGAAAGAAAATCCTCTATACAAAGTGAAAAAG gtagtatataataaaaaagtatcattTAAGAAACAATTGGAAATCACAAGAAATTCTGATATCTTTATTGGTATACATGGAGCTGGATTAACGCATCTTATGTTTCTGCCAGATTGGGCAGCAGTATTTGAAAT atataattgtgAAGATCCAGGATGTTATAAAGATCTAGCTCGTTTGCGCGGTGTAAAATACTTTACATgggaaaataattcgaaattagtGCAACAAGATCCt ggTACGCATCCTGATGGAGGAGCGCATGCAAAATTCACGAATTACAGTTTCGatgttgaagaatttttacgtATAGTTTCGCAGGCTAccgattatgtaaaaaatcatGATTCGTTTAAAAACTTTGTCGCTAAAAAGATTCAACACAAGGGaacagaaatgaaaaatcaaactaACGTAATGAGTGATGTAAAAGAAAGTGCAACTTCTAAATCGAAAGAAGTAACCGAATTAAAATCCGATACTCGATCCAAAgatgaattataa